TCGCTCAGCGTGGGAACAGAGGGATCCGGAGTGAGGTCCTCCATTATCGCTTCCTGACCACTGACCACTTTTATATGGATGGCCGCGACCCTGAAGCCGGCATTCTCGACGACCACGACGGGCTGCCCTACCTCGTAAGGCGAACCCGCAAACGTATCCAGAACGGATCCCCCGGCCGCCGCGTTCGCCGCGACGCTGATCCGGAACCCCACTCCTGCGCCCTCCAATTGCGTCTTGATGTTGTTCGCCACGGTCGTATTCGAGTCGACCGCCGCCGTAGTCACAGTGCGGGTAATGGGAGCTGCGCCTGGCGTCGTGATGATGTCGAACTTTATCAACCCGTTGATCCCGTTCCTCTTGATCTGAATGAGGTTGACGAGGTTCAGGTCGGTCCCCGTGTTGCCGGAGGTCGGGACGGCCCAGTTCGACCAGAGCCCGCAGGGATTGTCGGCCTCCAGCCGCACATAGGCGGTCCCGGCCGTGCCGGGGATTTGTGGCTCGCGGATGACCACGAACCCACACTTGGCACCCGCGTCTGTCCTGCTGATGCGGAGGAAAGTCTGGGCGGCCTGGTCAGGAGCGATGTCGGGGCAGTCGCCTAGGCCGGTGCAAAGCGTCCAGGTTCCGCCCGCGCCAATCTTTTGCTCCACTTGATAGCTGGCCAGGGGTGTCGGACATCCGGCCATGGCGCAGGGAGCGCTGCAGGCTCTTCGCTTGTAGCTGTTGAAGACCCGGGCACTGAGGACTTCGGCGCTGTCACAGTTGCAGATGTCGATCGATCCGCAGCCTCCCCCCCCGGAGGATTGCACCGGGAAGTTAACCGTTGGGGAGCTGGGGCGAGTGAAATTGACGCCGGTCTGGAGAGTCGCAGTTCCAATGTCGAGCACGTTGATTGAGGCGGCCCCCCATTTTGGAGGTACGTCGAGAGCACAGGCGCCGGCAGGCCGGTCCGCCCATGACGCAGCAAAACCAGCGCCGGTCCGGTTTCCGCAGGCCGCGCCACCGGCTATGGCGGCTTCGTCGTTGACGGAATCCACGGAAATCGAGCCCCAGGCTAGGCCACCCAGGCCGAGCAGCAACACCGTTGCAAAGATCGGAACTCTGGCGCGCGCAACCCGTCGCATCAGAAACCTCCCCGCGCTTCATGGCGCAATCGACTGAAAGAGAGAGCTGTTGGGAAGAGGTCCATGCAATGGCTCTGCCATGCAGTAGGGAGAACGGCGAGCGCCGTCCAACATGAAGCAAGACGGGAGGTTCACATCCGGTGCGTGGAAAAGGAAGGCATGCCTAGTGACCGATGGAGCGATGGAGCAAAATGCTCCAAGGATGGACCAGCTCTGCAGGAAAGCCTTGTGTTCACACAGGATGTTTCTCAGTTTCAGGTATGGATCAAATTGATCCTCACCCGAATGGGCAGCTTAAGCGTGGTTGAGGAGCATCAGCTCCTTGGGGTGGGGATGCAGGTAGGCCTGGTCGAGGATGTAGTCGATCTGGTGCCGATTCACGTGGTGGCTGAGGAGGGTCAGAGGCACCACAAGCGGGATCCATCCCTTGCGGTAATCGTCGAGGATTCCCTGCAGCTCCTGCTTCTCGTCCGGGCCAAGATGCTCCTTCAGGAATCCGGCGATGTGCTGCAGAACGTTGGAGTGGCGCTTCACCGTTGCGGGGATGCGCAGGGCCTCCATGAACAATCGGGCATAGAGCTCGCCCAGGCGCTTCGGCGAATACCGCTTGGCGGCGGCCACCAGGCGACCGAGCTCCTGGTAGTGGCGGGGGCTGTGGGAAAGAAGAAGGTACTTGTGCGCCGTGTGGAAGGCGACCAGGCCGGAGCGGGTCGAGCCCCCCGTCATCCAATCCTGCAGACGACGGTAGGCGAACACCCGCTCGATGAAGTTCTCGCGGAGCGCCGGATCGTGCAGGCGTCCCTCTTCCTCCACGGGAAGCAGCGGCATTCCCGCCATCAGGACGCTCGCGAAGGCTCCAACGCCGTTGCGCGAGGCTGGTCCCCGGGCAGGATAGACTCGTACGCGCTCCATGCCGCAGGAGGGAGAATCCTTCTTGAGGAGATATCCCGACAGGTCGAGTTGCTCCATCTGGCGCACCCGGCGCCGCGCATAGCGTTGCATCGCTGCGGTCCAATCCTTTCCCGAGCGCACCCCCACGAGGCGCTCCTTCCCGGCGTCCCCCGCCAGATGGATGGGCTCGCGGGGAACGCCCATCCCCACTTCCAGCTCGGGACAGACGGGGACCCATTCGAAGAAGCGGCCCAGCAGATCCTTGATGTAGACGTCGCGCTTGTGCCCGCCGTCCCAGCGCACCTCTTCGCCGAGAAGGCAGCTGCTGATGCCGATCCTGAGGGGTGCTTCAGCGACGGGGCGAGAGCGCGGCTCCGCCCGCGCGCGGCGGGAGCCGGCCACGGCTATTCCCACTCGATGGTGGCGGGGGGCTTGGAGGAGATGTCGTAGACGACGCGGTTGACGCCGCGGACTTCGTTGACGATGCGAGTGGAGACGTGGGCGAGCAGCTCGGGCGGAAGATGGGCCCAGTCGGCCGTCATGAAGTCGTCGGTCACCACGGCGCGCAGGGCGCAGACATTCTCGTAGGTGCGGTAATCGCCCATCACCCCGACGCTTTTCACCGGGAGCAGCACGGCGAAGGCCTGGGCCGTCTTGTCGTACCAACCGGCGCTTTTCAGCTCGGCGATGAAGATGGCGTCGGCCTCACGCAGCGTGGCCAGCCGCTCGCGGGTTATCTCTCCCAGGACGCGCACCGCCAGTCCGGGGCCGGGAAAGGGATGCCGGCCCAGCAGCTCGGCCGGGACTCCCAGCGCGGCCCCGAGCTTGCGGACCTCGTCCTTGAACAGCTCGCGCAGCGGCTCCACCAGCTTGAGATGCAGCGTCTCGGGCAGCCCGCCGACGTTGTGGTGCGTCTTGATGACCGCCGAGGGGCCGGCAAACGAGGTCGATTCGATGACATCGGGATAGAGGGTCCCTTGGGCCAGGAAGTCGACCTGCCCGATTTTCTTTGCCTCGCGCTGGAAGACCTCGACGAAGACCTTGCCGATCCGGCGCCGCTTCTCTTCCGGCTCCTCGACTCCTGCCAGCGCCGCGAGGAACTCCTCGCCGGCATCCACCCGGGTCAGCGGGATTCCCAGCCCCCGGCCGAGCGCCTCCTCCACCTGGTCCCCTTCGTCCTTGCGCAGCAGCCCCGTGTCGACAAAGATCGGGTGCAAGCGTTTGCCGATGGCCCGGTGGATCAGGACCGCGGCCACGGTGGAGTCGACGCCTCCCGAGAGGCCCAGGACGACGCTCCCCTGCCCCACGCGCTCCCGCACTCGGCCCGCCAGCTCTTCGGTGAGAGAGGCGATCTTCCAGTCGCCGCGGCAGCGGCAGACCCGGTAGAGGAAGTTGCTCAGGAGATCGCGGCCGTGGATCGTGTGCGCCACTTCGGGATGGAACTGGATGGCATACAGCGAGCGACGCTCGTCTGCCATTGCGGCGCACGGTGTCTGCTGTGTCTTCCCCGTCACCTCGAAGCCGGGAGGCGGCGCCTCGAGCGAATCGCCGTGGCTCATCCAGACCTGCTGAACTTCGGGCAGTCCGGCGAACAGAGGGATCTGCGGGCGGAGTACCTGCAGGTCGGCGCGGCCGAACTCCCGCCCGGCGTCGGCCACCACGCGTCCGCCCAGGACCTTGCCCATCAGCTGCATGCCGTAGCAGATTCCGAGGATCGGGATGCCGGCGGTCAGCAATCGCGCCTCGATCTGCGGGGCGCCGTCCCGGTAAACGGAGTCGGGACCGCCGGATAAAATCACCCCCTTCGGGGAGGCCTCGAGGATTTTCTCGGATGGGACCTGACAGCCTAGAAGCTCGCAGTAGACCCCGAGATCCCGCACCCGCCGCGCGATCAGCTGCGAGGTCTGCCCGCCGAAATCGATCACCAGGACTTTCTCGTGCGCCGGGGCGGTCATGATCGGCCCCTGGAAGGCGCCAGGGAGCGCAGGTCCGCGGGCGCCAGCACGCGTAAATCGAGGACAAGGCGCTCCAGGACGGCGCCGGGACGCCCCCCGCTCTTCATCGATCGATCGGCGGACAGAAGCTTGCCGTAGGCTCCCCGGCCGGCCGCTTCGGGGAACCGGGCGATCTGTCCCTGGAACTTCTCGATCAAGCTGGGAAAAGGAGGGAATCCGACCGCGGCCGCCAGGTCGCGCCCGCGCACTCCCTGGCGGGACAGCGCCTTGCCCAGGATCAGCATCCGGATCTGCCGCGTCAGCAGGAACAGGAGCCGCACCGGCTCCTCTCCTTCCGCGAGGATGCCGCGCAGGAGCGAGACCGACTCGGCGGCGCGCCCGGCGGTGGTCGTGTCGACCCATTAGAAGACCGAAGCGGTTGCGGTGATCCCGAGCGTCGCCTCCACGTCGGCCACGCCGATTCGTTTTCGCGGGGCGGCGAAATCGACCGCCTTGCGCAGCTCCCGGTCGAGCCGCATCGTCTCGGGCCCCGCGTGGAACTCGAGGAGGGCGGCGGCGTCCCGCTCGATCTCCGCATCCAGCTCGGCCACCCGGGCGCGGATCCATCCCTGCAGCATCGCCCCTTTCATCGGCTGAAACTCCCGCACCTCGGCGAGCTTTTGCAACGTCTTGATGAGAGCTTTGCGGAAGTCGGGCTTGGCCCCCGCCACGAAGAGGAGGCAGGTGGAGGGGGACGGGGATCGCAGATATTCCTCCAGCCCTCCGACGGCGGTGTCCCGTATCGCCTCGGCTTCCTTCACCCAGACCAGGCGCCGCGACGTGAACAGCGGCAGGGTGCGGGCGGCATCCACCACCTCCGACAGCGAGCAGGAGCTCCCTTCCAGCAGCACGAGATCGAAGGATCCTTCCCCTTCCGGCAGGGCGGCATGCCGCACGGCGCGCGCCGCTTCTTCCTTCTGCCAGGCGTCCTCGCCGTACAGCAGGTAGGCGGGAGCGAGCTTTCCCTTGCGGATCTCCTCGAGGAACGGCTTCAGTCCTTCGCCTCGCGAGGCCATCTCAGAACCCTTCCAGGATGGAGGTCACCACCGCCTCGGCGAAATCGTCGGAGACCAGATCGAGCGCCGCCTGCTCCTGGCTCACGATGCCGGTATCGGCAGTGTCCACATCGTACTGCCGCCGGAACACGAAGTGGTCGTCCTGCCAGAGCACTTTGTCATCCGCCGTCTGGACCAGGCTCGCCCGGGCATTGATCAGGATCTCGTAGCGCGTGGCGCGTCCCTGCGGATTCAGCGACACGGGGCTCAGGACGTAAGCCAGGATCTCTCCTTTGAGCACCGCGTCGACTCCCTCTTCGTTCGGGGAGATCTGGTAGCGGCCCCGGGTGATGAAGTTGCTGATGATGCGGGCCGTGATGCGCTGCTCGAGATCAGGGCGATCGGTCTTGTTCACGAAGACCGGGATGCCGATGCGCTTGACCCCCGGGGGCAGGGCGCTCGAATGCCCCGAGAGATTGTAACCGCAGGCGCCCAGGCCGGCCGCCAGCAGCAGCGCGGCGACCCCGAGCGCCCGTCGGCTCATCCGCGGACCACGAGATTCAGCAGCCGATCGGGCACGAACACCGATTTGACGACCGCTTTTCCCTGGAGGTGCGCCTCGACTCGCGGATCACTGTGCGCCAGGGCGGTCACCTCCTCTTCGGAGGCCCCTTTCTCGACGCTCACCTTGCCGCGCAGCCGTCCATTGATCTGCACGACCACCTCGACGCGGGGCTCCTCCGCCAGCGCCAGATCGGCGCCCGGCCAGGCCATCGTCGCCAGCCGTCCCGTCATCCCCAGCCGCTCCCACACCTCTTCCGCGAAATGCGGCGCGAACGGATTCAGCAGGCGCAGCGCGGAGGTCAGCCCTTCCCTGAAACAGGCGCGTGTTGCCGCCGTTTGCAACCCGGCGAGCTGGAAGGCGCTCATCTCATTGACCAGCTCCATGATGGCGGCGATCGCCGTGTTGAAGTGCAGGCGCCGCTCCAGGTCCTCGGTCACCCGCAGGATGGTGCGGTGGGTCTTACGGCGCATCGCCGTCTCACGCTCGGAGGGGGCCGACCCGAAATCCTCCACCGCGGCAGTGCGCTCGGAAAAGTGCGGGGCGGCCAGGCGCCAGACCCGCTCCAGGAAGCGATGGCATCCTTCCACCCCCTGCTCGTTCCAGTCCATGTCGCGCTCCGGCGGCGCGGCGAACAGCGAGAAAAGGCGGCAGGTGTCGGCGCCGTAGCGGGCCACCATGGCATCCGGCTCCACCACGTTGCCGCGCGACTTCGACATCGCCGACCCGTCCTTCAGCACCATCCCCTGGTTCAGCAGGCGGAGCACCGGCTCGTCCACGCTCACCATGCCCAGGTCGCGCATCACCTTGGTGAAGA
This genomic stretch from Candidatus Polarisedimenticolia bacterium harbors:
- a CDS encoding DUF523 and DUF1722 domain-containing protein, with amino-acid sequence MAGSRRARAEPRSRPVAEAPLRIGISSCLLGEEVRWDGGHKRDVYIKDLLGRFFEWVPVCPELEVGMGVPREPIHLAGDAGKERLVGVRSGKDWTAAMQRYARRRVRQMEQLDLSGYLLKKDSPSCGMERVRVYPARGPASRNGVGAFASVLMAGMPLLPVEEEGRLHDPALRENFIERVFAYRRLQDWMTGGSTRSGLVAFHTAHKYLLLSHSPRHYQELGRLVAAAKRYSPKRLGELYARLFMEALRIPATVKRHSNVLQHIAGFLKEHLGPDEKQELQGILDDYRKGWIPLVVPLTLLSHHVNRHQIDYILDQAYLHPHPKELMLLNHA
- the guaA gene encoding glutamine-hydrolyzing GMP synthase; translated protein: MTAPAHEKVLVIDFGGQTSQLIARRVRDLGVYCELLGCQVPSEKILEASPKGVILSGGPDSVYRDGAPQIEARLLTAGIPILGICYGMQLMGKVLGGRVVADAGREFGRADLQVLRPQIPLFAGLPEVQQVWMSHGDSLEAPPPGFEVTGKTQQTPCAAMADERRSLYAIQFHPEVAHTIHGRDLLSNFLYRVCRCRGDWKIASLTEELAGRVRERVGQGSVVLGLSGGVDSTVAAVLIHRAIGKRLHPIFVDTGLLRKDEGDQVEEALGRGLGIPLTRVDAGEEFLAALAGVEEPEEKRRRIGKVFVEVFQREAKKIGQVDFLAQGTLYPDVIESTSFAGPSAVIKTHHNVGGLPETLHLKLVEPLRELFKDEVRKLGAALGVPAELLGRHPFPGPGLAVRVLGEITRERLATLREADAIFIAELKSAGWYDKTAQAFAVLLPVKSVGVMGDYRTYENVCALRAVVTDDFMTADWAHLPPELLAHVSTRIVNEVRGVNRVVYDISSKPPATIEWE
- the holA gene encoding DNA polymerase III subunit delta, which translates into the protein MASRGEGLKPFLEEIRKGKLAPAYLLYGEDAWQKEEAARAVRHAALPEGEGSFDLVLLEGSSCSLSEVVDAARTLPLFTSRRLVWVKEAEAIRDTAVGGLEEYLRSPSPSTCLLFVAGAKPDFRKALIKTLQKLAEVREFQPMKGAMLQGWIRARVAELDAEIERDAAALLEFHAGPETMRLDRELRKAVDFAAPRKRIGVADVEATLGITATASVF
- a CDS encoding LptE family protein — protein: MSRRALGVAALLLAAGLGACGYNLSGHSSALPPGVKRIGIPVFVNKTDRPDLEQRITARIISNFITRGRYQISPNEEGVDAVLKGEILAYVLSPVSLNPQGRATRYEILINARASLVQTADDKVLWQDDHFVFRRQYDVDTADTGIVSQEQAALDLVSDDFAEAVVTSILEGF
- a CDS encoding class I tRNA ligase family protein, coding for MDTFFDSSWYFYRYTDPHNDRVPFDPEVAARWFPIDQYIGGITHAILHLIYCRFFTKVMRDLGMVSVDEPVLRLLNQGMVLKDGSAMSKSRGNVVEPDAMVARYGADTCRLFSLFAAPPERDMDWNEQGVEGCHRFLERVWRLAAPHFSERTAAVEDFGSAPSERETAMRRKTHRTILRVTEDLERRLHFNTAIAAIMELVNEMSAFQLAGLQTAATRACFREGLTSALRLLNPFAPHFAEEVWERLGMTGRLATMAWPGADLALAEEPRVEVVVQINGRLRGKVSVEKGASEEEVTALAHSDPRVEAHLQGKAVVKSVFVPDRLLNLVVRG